The following are encoded in a window of Tessaracoccus flavescens genomic DNA:
- a CDS encoding ABC transporter ATP-binding protein produces the protein MILLNVSKLTRNFGGLTAVFEASLHIDKGELIGLIGPNGAGKTTLFNVLTGVYPPSSGTIELTIDDKTTSLGGKAPHRICAAGVGRTFQNIRLFKDLTVLENVMIALQQNVPYNLFTSLLHIPPYGASERRIREESQELLDLMGLGRKSGELARNLSYGEQRHLEIARALATRPSLLLLDEPAAGMNPAETAELTGLIAQLRRDFGLTVLLIEHDMSLVMKICERIYVLDHGIVIASGTPSEVRNNPKVIEAYLGEEAPSA, from the coding sequence ATGATCCTGCTGAATGTCTCGAAGCTGACCCGCAACTTCGGCGGCCTGACCGCCGTGTTCGAGGCGAGCCTGCACATCGACAAGGGCGAACTGATCGGCCTGATCGGCCCCAACGGCGCCGGGAAGACGACGCTGTTCAACGTCCTCACGGGCGTCTACCCGCCGTCCTCGGGCACCATCGAGCTGACGATCGACGACAAGACGACCTCGCTCGGTGGCAAGGCGCCGCACCGGATCTGTGCGGCCGGCGTCGGCCGCACCTTCCAGAACATCCGCCTCTTCAAGGACCTCACCGTCCTCGAGAACGTGATGATCGCGCTGCAGCAGAACGTGCCGTACAACCTGTTCACCTCGCTGTTGCACATCCCTCCCTACGGAGCGAGCGAGCGGCGGATCCGCGAGGAGAGCCAGGAACTGCTCGACCTGATGGGTCTCGGCCGAAAGTCCGGCGAGCTGGCCAGGAACCTGTCCTACGGCGAGCAGCGGCACCTCGAGATCGCGCGCGCCCTCGCCACGCGCCCGTCGCTGCTCCTGCTCGACGAGCCGGCCGCGGGCATGAACCCGGCCGAGACGGCTGAGCTGACCGGACTGATTGCCCAGCTCCGCAGGGACTTCGGCCTCACCGTCCTGCTCATCGAGCACGACATGAGCCTCGTGATGAAGATCTGCGAGCGCATCTACGTGCTCGACCACGGCATCGTGATCGCCTCGGGCACCCCGAGTGAGGTCCGCAACAACCCGAAGGTCATCGAGGCCTACCTGGGAGAGGAGGCGCCAAGTGCTTGA
- a CDS encoding alcohol dehydrogenase catalytic domain-containing protein: MSQIPAHQHAIQIVGVDEIVVNDSKPVDEVGPHQLLLQVEACGICFSDTKLLHAFDSHPRKAEVVEGIAPDALAEIPSYKPGTLPAVPGHEPVGRIVAVGDQVTHYKVGDRVLVQADWKHLRTPTSNGALGYNFEGALQEYVVIDERCAVSPSGEEFLIHVTDGPSAAAVGLIEPWATVEGSYAWAERNHVKDDGHLLVVSEGETPGLEALTAEHVPAEVLTIGAADLDTLEGRTFDDIVYYGADADVIEQLAALLGTRSVFCIVLDGATIGRKVSLDIGRVHYDFIRFVGTTGSDPAEGYAWIPANGDLRAGDKVAIIGAAGPMGLMHTMRAVTSGVEGITVTGTDLSDERLRHLAETVDPVAAERGVEVSYVNTGETQLQPGFTHISCMVPVPALVSQAVDLAAEDAIFNAFAGIPAGTLGEFDLQGIIERRIFLLGTSGSDVSDMRTVLRKIEEGIIDTHISLDAVTGMAGFQDAIDSVMNRTSGGKIMVYPMLHDLPLTRLVDMDEKLPHVAAKLKDGIWTKEAEEALLAGA; encoded by the coding sequence GTGAGCCAGATTCCTGCCCACCAGCACGCGATCCAGATCGTCGGCGTCGACGAGATCGTGGTCAACGACTCCAAGCCCGTCGACGAGGTCGGGCCGCATCAGCTGCTGCTGCAGGTCGAGGCCTGCGGCATCTGCTTCAGCGACACGAAGCTGCTGCACGCCTTCGACTCGCACCCCCGCAAGGCAGAGGTCGTCGAGGGCATCGCCCCCGATGCGCTGGCGGAGATCCCCAGCTACAAGCCGGGCACGCTTCCCGCCGTCCCGGGGCACGAGCCGGTCGGCCGGATCGTCGCCGTGGGCGACCAGGTCACCCACTACAAGGTCGGCGACCGCGTGCTTGTCCAGGCCGACTGGAAGCACCTGCGCACCCCCACGAGCAACGGCGCGCTCGGCTACAACTTCGAGGGCGCCCTGCAGGAGTACGTCGTCATCGACGAGCGCTGCGCCGTCTCCCCCTCCGGTGAGGAGTTCCTGATCCACGTCACGGACGGCCCGTCCGCCGCGGCCGTCGGCCTGATCGAGCCGTGGGCCACCGTCGAGGGCTCCTACGCCTGGGCCGAGCGCAACCACGTCAAGGACGACGGGCACCTCCTGGTCGTCTCCGAGGGCGAGACGCCCGGCCTCGAGGCCCTGACCGCGGAACACGTTCCGGCGGAGGTGCTGACGATCGGCGCCGCCGACCTGGACACGCTAGAGGGTCGCACGTTCGACGACATCGTCTACTACGGCGCAGACGCCGACGTGATCGAGCAGCTGGCGGCGCTGCTCGGCACCCGTTCGGTGTTCTGCATCGTGCTGGACGGCGCGACGATCGGCCGCAAGGTCTCGCTCGACATCGGCCGCGTCCACTACGACTTCATCCGCTTCGTCGGCACCACCGGTTCCGACCCGGCGGAGGGCTACGCCTGGATCCCGGCGAACGGCGACCTGCGCGCCGGGGACAAGGTCGCCATCATCGGCGCCGCCGGACCGATGGGCCTGATGCACACCATGCGCGCCGTCACCTCCGGCGTCGAGGGCATCACCGTCACGGGCACCGACCTGAGCGACGAGCGCCTGCGGCACCTCGCCGAGACGGTGGACCCGGTGGCGGCCGAGCGCGGCGTGGAGGTCTCCTACGTCAACACCGGTGAGACGCAGCTGCAGCCCGGCTTCACCCACATCTCCTGCATGGTCCCGGTCCCCGCGCTCGTGTCGCAGGCCGTCGACCTCGCCGCCGAGGATGCGATCTTCAACGCCTTCGCCGGCATCCCCGCTGGGACGCTCGGCGAGTTCGACCTGCAGGGCATCATCGAGCGTCGGATCTTCCTGCTCGGCACGTCGGGTTCCGACGTCTCCGACATGCGCACCGTGCTGCGCAAGATCGAGGAGGGGATCATCGACACCCACATCTCCCTCGACGCGGTGACCGGCATGGCCGGGTTCCAGGACGCCATCGACTCGGTGATGAACCGCACCTCGGGAGGAAAGATCATGGTCTACCCGATGCTGCACGACCTGCCGCTGACCCGCCTCGTCGACATGGACGAGAAGCTCCCGCACGTCGCGGCGAAGCTGAAGGACGGCATCTGGACCAAGGAGGCCGAGGAGGCCCTGCTCGCGGGAGCCTGA
- a CDS encoding CBS and ACT domain-containing protein, which yields MFVKQRMTANPYTVAPDRSIPDAQSVMDEHGVRHLPVVEGSRVVGVISRNDIAAASPSKATTLSAQEATYLISKLKVAKVMSCPPVVIAPDALLEEAATIMRDAKIEMLPVVSGDELVGVITESDLLDAFIDILGFRDHGTRLTIEAKDEPGGLSRLTGITAAHQANIQHLAVHRGNLDTSVVVVGLNSRNTEAIEADLAAAGMRIIARRINAD from the coding sequence ATGTTCGTGAAGCAGCGGATGACGGCCAACCCGTACACCGTCGCCCCCGACCGCTCGATCCCCGATGCGCAGTCGGTGATGGACGAGCACGGAGTCCGGCATCTCCCTGTCGTCGAGGGGAGCCGGGTCGTCGGAGTGATCTCCCGCAACGACATCGCCGCCGCGTCGCCGTCGAAGGCCACGACGCTGAGCGCGCAGGAGGCCACCTACCTGATCTCGAAGCTGAAGGTCGCGAAGGTGATGAGCTGTCCCCCCGTCGTGATCGCCCCCGACGCGCTCCTCGAGGAGGCGGCGACGATCATGCGCGACGCGAAGATCGAGATGCTGCCCGTCGTTTCGGGCGATGAGCTGGTCGGCGTGATCACCGAGTCGGACCTGCTCGACGCGTTCATCGACATCCTCGGTTTCCGCGACCACGGCACCCGCCTCACCATCGAGGCGAAGGACGAGCCGGGCGGCCTGAGCAGGCTGACCGGCATCACCGCAGCGCACCAGGCCAACATCCAGCACCTCGCCGTGCACCGCGGCAACCTCGACACCAGCGTGGTGGTGGTCGGCCTGAACAGCCGAAACACCGAGGCCATCGAGGCCGACCTGGCCGCTGCGGGCATGCGGATCATCGCCCGCAGGATCAACGCGGACTGA
- a CDS encoding ABC transporter substrate-binding protein: MNLSRRTLLGASAAAAVAGALSACSAKPGGGGGGEAGGDTVKLGINYELSGGVATYGQASVVGIKMALDELNEAGGIDGKKVELKEYDNKSDAAEATTLANKLMAQDGVIACMGPATSGNFKATVPVANKNKIPVVSGSATADDVTVSGDKVEEYAFRICFNDSFQGTIMAKFAAENLSAKTAVIIKDNSNDYSKGLASAFTEEFPGEIVAEEAFVAGDTDFNTILTRIKGETFDVIYLPGYYSEAGLIIKQARDLGITAPVLGGDGFDSPKLLELGGAAALNDVYFTNHYSSIDEDPKVKEFIEAFKKKNNEEPNAFHALGYDLGKFVADAVSRASELTGEAVQKAMAETKGFVGVTGTFDMDENHNPVKSIVVIGLKDGVQDTSEKIG, encoded by the coding sequence ATGAACCTGAGCCGTCGCACTCTGCTCGGAGCATCCGCAGCTGCCGCCGTCGCCGGCGCCCTTTCCGCCTGTTCCGCCAAGCCCGGTGGCGGCGGGGGAGGCGAGGCCGGCGGTGACACCGTCAAGCTCGGCATCAACTACGAACTCTCCGGTGGCGTCGCCACCTACGGCCAGGCCTCCGTGGTCGGCATCAAGATGGCCCTCGACGAGCTGAACGAGGCCGGGGGCATCGACGGCAAGAAGGTCGAGCTCAAGGAATACGACAACAAGTCCGACGCCGCCGAGGCCACCACGCTCGCCAACAAGCTGATGGCCCAGGACGGCGTCATCGCCTGCATGGGCCCCGCCACCTCCGGCAACTTCAAGGCAACCGTCCCGGTCGCCAACAAGAACAAGATCCCGGTCGTCTCCGGCTCCGCCACCGCCGACGACGTGACCGTCTCCGGCGACAAGGTCGAGGAGTACGCGTTCCGCATCTGCTTCAACGACTCGTTCCAGGGCACGATCATGGCGAAGTTCGCGGCGGAGAACCTGTCTGCGAAGACCGCCGTCATCATCAAGGACAACTCCAACGACTACTCCAAGGGCCTCGCCTCGGCCTTCACCGAGGAGTTCCCGGGCGAGATCGTCGCCGAGGAGGCGTTCGTCGCCGGTGACACCGACTTCAACACCATCCTCACCCGCATCAAGGGCGAGACCTTCGACGTCATCTACCTGCCGGGCTACTACTCGGAGGCAGGCCTGATCATCAAGCAGGCCCGCGACCTCGGCATCACCGCCCCGGTCCTCGGCGGCGACGGCTTCGACTCGCCGAAGCTGCTCGAGCTCGGCGGCGCAGCGGCGCTGAACGACGTCTACTTCACCAACCACTACTCGTCCATCGACGAGGACCCCAAGGTGAAAGAGTTCATCGAGGCGTTCAAGAAGAAGAACAATGAGGAGCCCAACGCGTTCCACGCTCTCGGCTACGACCTCGGCAAGTTCGTCGCCGACGCCGTGTCGCGTGCGAGCGAGCTGACCGGCGAGGCCGTCCAGAAGGCCATGGCCGAGACGAAGGGCTTCGTCGGCGTCACCGGCACCTTCGACATGGACGAGAACCACAACCCGGTCAAGTCGATCGTCGTGATCGGGCTCAAGGACGGCGTCCAGGACACCTCCGAGAAGATCGGCTGA
- a CDS encoding ABC transporter ATP-binding protein, whose translation MLEVKDLQVHFGVIKAIKSISFEVNEGEIVTLIGANGAGKTTTLRALSGLKKPSGGTITLEGKNITGLSAQDRVRRGMSHVPEGRRIFPDMTVLENLELGAFLRKDAVTADYDEVYGRFPILAERRKQLAGTLSGGEQQMLAMGRALMAKPKVLLLDEPSMGLAPLLVQEIFDIIVNINKAGTTVLLVEQNANIALQIANRAYVLETGSVVLSGPAAELSQAEEVKRAYLGG comes from the coding sequence GTGCTTGAGGTCAAGGACCTGCAGGTCCACTTCGGCGTGATCAAGGCCATCAAGTCCATCTCCTTCGAGGTGAACGAGGGCGAGATCGTCACGCTCATCGGCGCCAACGGCGCGGGCAAGACGACGACGCTGCGCGCTCTCTCCGGGCTGAAGAAGCCCAGCGGGGGAACGATCACCCTCGAGGGAAAGAACATCACCGGCCTGTCTGCCCAGGACCGGGTCCGTCGCGGCATGTCGCACGTGCCCGAGGGCCGTCGCATCTTCCCCGACATGACGGTGCTGGAGAACCTCGAGCTCGGGGCGTTCCTGCGCAAGGACGCCGTCACGGCCGACTACGACGAGGTCTACGGACGCTTCCCGATCCTGGCCGAGCGCCGCAAGCAGCTCGCGGGAACCCTCTCGGGCGGTGAGCAGCAGATGCTCGCCATGGGTCGGGCCCTCATGGCAAAGCCGAAGGTGCTGCTGCTCGACGAGCCCTCCATGGGGCTGGCGCCCCTGCTCGTGCAGGAGATCTTCGACATCATCGTCAACATCAACAAGGCGGGCACGACGGTGCTGCTTGTCGAGCAGAACGCCAACATCGCCCTGCAGATCGCCAACCGGGCCTACGTGCTCGAGACCGGCTCGGTCGTGCTGTCCGGGCCGGCGGCGGAGCTGTCGCAGGCGGAAGAGGTCAAGCGCGCCTACCTGGGCGGCTGA
- the idi gene encoding isopentenyl-diphosphate Delta-isomerase codes for MSSDDRQVILVDDDNRVLGTAARSTVHTTQTPLHRAFSCHVRRSDGRWLLSRRAVTKRTWPGVWTNAFCGHPQPDEDPVEAIVRHGRDELGFDVDPSALAVALPDFRYRAVDDSGIVENEICPVWILEADPEARPNLEEVAALQWVTALEMDAIIDNAPFLISPWAVLQWKGLCEAGLIDRG; via the coding sequence ATGAGCTCAGACGACCGCCAGGTGATCCTCGTCGACGACGACAACCGCGTCCTCGGAACGGCGGCGCGGTCGACGGTCCACACCACGCAGACGCCGCTGCACCGCGCCTTCTCCTGCCACGTCCGGCGCTCCGACGGTCGGTGGCTCCTCTCGCGGCGTGCCGTCACCAAGCGCACCTGGCCGGGCGTGTGGACAAACGCGTTCTGCGGACACCCGCAGCCGGACGAGGACCCGGTCGAGGCGATCGTTCGGCACGGCCGCGACGAGCTCGGCTTCGACGTCGACCCGTCGGCTCTCGCGGTCGCGCTGCCCGACTTCCGCTACCGGGCCGTCGACGATTCCGGCATCGTCGAGAACGAGATCTGCCCGGTGTGGATCCTGGAGGCCGATCCCGAGGCGCGCCCGAACCTGGAGGAGGTCGCGGCCCTGCAGTGGGTCACCGCCCTGGAGATGGACGCGATCATCGACAACGCGCCGTTCCTGATCAGCCCCTGGGCGGTGCTGCAGTGGAAAGGACTGTGCGAGGCCGGGCTGATCGACCGGGGGTAG
- a CDS encoding sugar-binding transcriptional regulator, which yields MVLNPAPNDLDLVVRAAWLYYEDGLTQAQIATRLFVSRQTVGRLLESARQHGIVRIELDSQYLAAMQLATRLRERYGLRDAIVAPTAQGRLSRERTNERVAAALAAFVRRHLHPGAVVGVSWGDSVARALSMLSEESLDGVQLVATAGELSALDEVLTSSPHVMRRLRTLPAPLLVSSETVAGALREEAAVRDVLELARGAVVTLTGMGAALPGGSAVQFGVTTDDEVAEFASRGAVGDMLGEWYDIDGNVVETSWSRRRIGLGLDELRGLSNVVGVAGGVEKVDAIRGAIAGHLIDALVTDEPTATALLERQ from the coding sequence ATGGTGCTGAACCCCGCACCCAACGATCTCGACCTCGTCGTGCGCGCCGCCTGGCTCTACTACGAGGACGGCCTCACCCAGGCCCAGATCGCGACCCGCCTCTTCGTCTCCCGGCAGACCGTCGGCCGCCTCCTCGAGAGCGCCCGCCAGCACGGCATCGTCCGGATCGAGCTCGACTCGCAGTACCTCGCCGCCATGCAGCTGGCGACCCGGCTGCGCGAGCGTTACGGCCTGCGTGACGCGATCGTCGCGCCCACCGCGCAGGGCCGCCTGTCGCGCGAACGCACCAACGAGCGGGTCGCCGCCGCCCTCGCCGCCTTCGTCCGACGCCACCTACACCCCGGAGCGGTGGTGGGCGTCAGCTGGGGAGACTCCGTCGCCCGCGCCCTCTCGATGCTGTCGGAGGAGTCGCTCGACGGCGTCCAGCTCGTCGCGACCGCCGGTGAGCTGAGCGCCCTTGACGAGGTGCTGACCAGTTCGCCGCACGTGATGCGCAGGCTGCGGACGCTGCCCGCGCCGCTGCTCGTCTCCAGCGAGACGGTCGCAGGCGCGCTGCGTGAGGAAGCCGCTGTGCGAGACGTGCTCGAGCTCGCGCGCGGCGCCGTCGTGACCCTCACCGGTATGGGCGCCGCCCTTCCTGGCGGATCGGCCGTCCAGTTCGGGGTCACCACCGACGACGAGGTCGCCGAGTTCGCCTCCAGAGGAGCCGTGGGCGACATGCTCGGCGAGTGGTACGACATCGACGGGAACGTGGTCGAGACGTCGTGGTCGAGGCGTCGGATCGGGCTGGGCCTCGACGAACTGCGCGGCCTGAGCAACGTCGTCGGCGTGGCCGGAGGGGTCGAGAAGGTCGACGCGATCCGCGGCGCGATCGCCGGTCATCTGATCGATGCTCTCGTCACCGACGAGCCGACGGCGACCGCCCTGCTCGAGCGTCAGTGA
- a CDS encoding branched-chain amino acid ABC transporter permease, which produces MSKFKSIGLRALPFIVSYVVVLALMNLGLINDYIFSIIVTICVNIILAASLNLVTGFTGQFSLGHAGFMAVGAYTCALICIYLGPVIGDVPAFLLGMLAGATAAALIGAVVGLPTLRLRGDYLAIATLGMAEIIRVIMLNLPITNGAAGLSGIPQVVDWNWAFLFTALTLIVLWNYIRSSQGRRAIAVREDEIAAEAIGVNTTATKVQAFTIGAFFAGIGGGLYASYFFLIKPDQFGFLRSIDILVIVVLGGLGSLSGTVIAAILLAIVSMLLAQFSDIRMIIYSLVLVLIMIFRPGGLMGSKEITDTVFGKVFRRSDKTEEAAA; this is translated from the coding sequence ATGTCGAAGTTCAAGAGCATCGGGCTGCGCGCCCTTCCGTTCATCGTGTCCTACGTCGTCGTGCTCGCCCTGATGAACCTCGGCCTCATCAACGACTACATCTTCTCGATCATCGTCACGATCTGCGTCAACATCATCCTCGCCGCCAGCCTCAACCTGGTCACCGGCTTCACGGGGCAGTTCTCGCTCGGCCACGCGGGCTTCATGGCGGTCGGCGCCTACACGTGCGCCCTGATCTGCATCTACCTCGGCCCCGTCATCGGTGACGTGCCCGCCTTCCTGCTCGGCATGCTGGCAGGCGCGACGGCAGCGGCGCTGATCGGCGCCGTCGTCGGCCTTCCGACGCTGCGGCTGCGTGGCGACTACCTCGCCATCGCGACCCTCGGCATGGCGGAGATCATCCGCGTGATCATGCTGAACCTGCCCATCACCAACGGCGCCGCCGGCCTGTCGGGGATCCCGCAGGTCGTCGACTGGAACTGGGCGTTCCTGTTCACGGCGCTGACCCTGATCGTGCTGTGGAACTACATCCGAAGCTCCCAGGGTCGACGCGCCATCGCCGTGCGCGAGGACGAGATCGCGGCTGAGGCGATCGGCGTCAACACGACGGCCACGAAGGTCCAGGCCTTCACGATCGGCGCGTTCTTCGCGGGCATCGGTGGCGGCCTCTACGCGTCCTACTTCTTCCTGATCAAGCCCGACCAGTTCGGCTTCCTGCGCTCCATCGACATCCTCGTCATCGTGGTGCTCGGCGGACTCGGCTCGCTTTCGGGCACGGTGATCGCGGCCATCCTGCTCGCCATCGTCTCGATGCTGCTCGCGCAGTTCTCCGACATCCGGATGATCATCTACTCGCTCGTGCTGGTGCTCATCATGATCTTCCGCCCAGGCGGCCTGATGGGCTCGAAGGAGATCACCGACACCGTGTTCGGGAAGGTGTTCAGGCGGTCCGACAAGACCGAGGAGGCGGCGGCATGA
- a CDS encoding cytochrome P450, with product MGASLLRDESITMFFAGHETTARTMTATWAALAANQEVAARLHEELDSVLGDREPTVDDLKRLPYTLQVVKEVLRLWPAAPFYVRDAVEPVDLLGTHLEPGTPVMLAPYWTHRHPDFWDHPERFDPDRFARGAEAARHPQAYHPFATGERVCIGNHFSLLESHLLVATLGRRCSPRLAPGHRPAWAMEGTLSPVGGMPMLIERRG from the coding sequence ATGGGCGCGTCGCTGCTGCGCGACGAGTCGATCACGATGTTCTTCGCCGGCCACGAGACGACGGCCCGCACGATGACGGCCACCTGGGCCGCGCTGGCGGCGAACCAGGAGGTCGCGGCGCGGCTGCACGAGGAGCTGGATTCGGTGTTGGGCGACCGGGAGCCGACGGTCGATGACCTGAAGCGGCTGCCCTACACGCTGCAGGTGGTCAAGGAGGTGCTCCGCCTGTGGCCCGCCGCACCGTTCTACGTGCGCGACGCCGTCGAGCCGGTCGACCTGCTCGGCACCCACCTCGAGCCGGGCACCCCTGTGATGCTCGCGCCGTACTGGACGCACCGTCACCCCGATTTCTGGGACCATCCCGAGCGCTTCGATCCCGACCGCTTCGCCCGCGGGGCCGAGGCGGCGCGCCATCCGCAGGCCTACCATCCGTTCGCCACCGGCGAGCGGGTCTGCATCGGCAACCACTTCTCGCTGCTCGAGTCGCACCTGTTGGTGGCGACCCTCGGTCGGCGCTGCTCCCCACGGCTGGCTCCCGGCCACCGGCCGGCCTGGGCGATGGAGGGCACGTTGAGCCCCGTCGGCGGCATGCCGATGCTCATCGAGCGACGAGGGTGA
- a CDS encoding branched-chain amino acid ABC transporter permease codes for MTEFLQQLINSLSLGSIYALIALGYTMVYGIIKLINFAHGEVYMVGAYVGYFSMSVLKLGFFESLVLAMLICTVLGVLIERIAYRPLRNSTRIAALITAIGVSLLIQYTMMFFVGADPRAYPAMPDFMNGSINLGGVVIKNQQILIIGVSVLLMILLQFVVKKTKMGKAMRAVSQDPDAARLMGISVDRTISFTFAIGSALAGAAGVLVGVYYNSINPLMGIIPGLKAFVAAVFGGIGIIPGALIGGYVIGGSETLVSSLGFSLFKDGVVFAILIAILIIKPTGLLGKNRKEKV; via the coding sequence GTGACGGAGTTTCTGCAACAGCTGATCAACTCGTTGTCGCTGGGCAGCATCTACGCGCTGATCGCGCTCGGCTACACGATGGTCTACGGCATCATCAAGCTGATCAACTTCGCCCACGGCGAGGTCTACATGGTCGGCGCGTACGTCGGCTACTTCAGCATGTCGGTGCTGAAGCTCGGATTCTTCGAGTCGCTGGTCCTCGCCATGCTGATCTGCACCGTGCTCGGCGTGCTGATCGAGCGGATCGCCTACCGACCGCTGCGCAACTCCACGCGCATCGCCGCGCTGATCACGGCGATCGGTGTCTCCCTCCTGATCCAGTACACGATGATGTTCTTCGTCGGTGCCGACCCGCGCGCCTACCCGGCGATGCCGGACTTCATGAACGGCTCGATCAACCTCGGCGGCGTCGTGATCAAGAACCAGCAGATCCTGATCATCGGCGTCTCGGTGCTGCTGATGATCCTGCTCCAGTTCGTCGTGAAGAAGACGAAGATGGGCAAGGCCATGCGGGCCGTCTCGCAGGACCCCGACGCCGCGCGCCTGATGGGCATCAGCGTCGACCGGACCATCTCGTTCACGTTCGCCATCGGCTCCGCGCTCGCCGGAGCGGCGGGCGTGCTGGTCGGCGTCTACTACAACTCGATCAACCCGCTGATGGGCATCATCCCCGGCCTGAAGGCCTTCGTCGCCGCGGTCTTCGGCGGCATCGGCATCATCCCGGGCGCCCTGATCGGCGGCTACGTCATCGGCGGCTCCGAAACCCTCGTTTCGTCGCTCGGCTTCTCGCTGTTCAAGGACGGCGTCGTCTTCGCCATCCTGATCGCCATCCTGATCATCAAGCCGACCGGTCTCCTCGGCAAGAACCGGAAGGAGAAGGTGTGA
- a CDS encoding DinB family protein, whose product MRHVDDAEPGTTLGFAPGVIDFTFPPPEPAPLTTIAWRLGHVIAVVFGERNARYFDGPAMDHRNMAYPLTADAALDEGQARWRAGAEGLTDEALQLDCREPGFESDSMADLLLHIHREVIHHGAEIWLLRDLCLRRDRLG is encoded by the coding sequence GTGCGCCACGTCGACGATGCCGAGCCCGGCACGACTCTCGGGTTCGCCCCTGGCGTGATCGACTTCACCTTCCCGCCACCTGAGCCCGCCCCGCTGACCACCATCGCCTGGCGGCTGGGTCACGTGATCGCAGTGGTCTTCGGCGAGCGCAACGCCCGCTACTTCGACGGCCCGGCCATGGACCACCGCAACATGGCCTATCCGCTCACGGCCGACGCCGCGCTCGACGAGGGGCAGGCTCGGTGGCGCGCAGGCGCCGAAGGGCTCACCGACGAGGCCCTCCAACTGGACTGTCGAGAGCCGGGTTTCGAGTCGGACTCGATGGCGGACCTGCTGCTGCACATCCACCGCGAGGTCATCCACCACGGGGCCGAGATCTGGCTGCTGCGCGACCTCTGCCTGCGCCGCGACCGCCTGGGCTGA
- a CDS encoding CPBP family intramembrane glutamic endopeptidase: MLASITVVSLAFPVFGIQLPEWVVLAGRWIPALVSLLVLRLVPLEGGIGAWWRLRAGGVGRFFAGLGVGVLGLAAVYALTATIASLLGIGRLQTAGFLLAVLPTLVVTLLLITLSTFGEEVGWRGFLQKLLETKGFWGGAARVSAVWVLFHVPVHGVMAAQGTLSWGEAALVTVPLFALGLFLSAAVARFGSVWPAVFGHALPLASVNLLQDPGSLGPGERVTVATLEFGLLLVAASIVAPRRKA, from the coding sequence GTGCTTGCGAGCATCACCGTTGTCAGCCTTGCCTTCCCTGTCTTCGGCATTCAGCTTCCCGAGTGGGTGGTCCTCGCCGGTCGCTGGATCCCGGCGCTCGTCAGCCTCCTCGTGCTGCGCCTCGTCCCGCTCGAAGGGGGCATCGGGGCCTGGTGGCGCCTCCGGGCCGGGGGCGTCGGGCGCTTCTTTGCGGGACTGGGCGTCGGGGTCCTCGGCCTGGCCGCCGTCTACGCGCTGACGGCGACCATCGCCTCTCTGCTCGGCATCGGCCGACTTCAGACGGCCGGCTTCCTCCTCGCCGTCCTTCCTACTCTCGTCGTCACTCTTCTGCTCATCACGCTCAGCACCTTTGGTGAGGAGGTCGGGTGGCGGGGATTTCTGCAGAAACTGTTGGAGACGAAGGGCTTCTGGGGTGGCGCGGCGAGAGTCTCGGCGGTGTGGGTGCTCTTCCACGTCCCCGTGCACGGAGTCATGGCGGCGCAGGGGACACTGTCCTGGGGCGAGGCGGCTCTGGTGACCGTGCCCCTCTTCGCGCTCGGTCTCTTCCTGAGCGCGGCGGTCGCCCGTTTCGGGAGCGTATGGCCCGCTGTGTTCGGTCACGCCCTCCCGCTCGCGAGCGTGAACCTGTTGCAGGACCCCGGGTCGCTGGGCCCGGGTGAACGCGTGACGGTGGCGACCCTGGAGTTCGGGCTGCTCCTTGTGGCCGCCTCGATTGTCGCGCCGAGGCGGAAGGCCTGA